Proteins encoded together in one Gemmatimonadota bacterium DH-78 window:
- a CDS encoding ornithine cyclodeaminase, whose translation MNLRILDEPTLRRLVDMPAAIAAVREGFDALHTGAVDAPVRTALAEGDDTTLVMPARLRDGSALGLKVVAVRPGNRDRGLPAIHAVTLLLDPVTGAPSAVLDAEWLTALRTGAATGVATDLLARPDAAVLGVVGAGAQAFHQVEAVAAVRSIERVRVASRSGASAVRLAERLVAEGVVARAEGSASAEAAVRGADIVVTVTDSSRPVIDDGWVTAGTHLNAVGGYRRDMQELPSALVARADLLVVDQVEAALAEAGDCTTPLAAGLIRPADLIALGALTSGDHPGRTGPDEVTVFKSVGNAVQDLMVARLALERAEAS comes from the coding sequence ATGAACCTCCGCATCCTCGACGAGCCCACACTCCGCCGCCTGGTCGACATGCCCGCGGCGATCGCGGCGGTGCGCGAAGGCTTCGACGCGCTGCACACGGGGGCGGTCGACGCCCCGGTGCGCACGGCGCTCGCCGAGGGCGACGACACCACCCTCGTGATGCCGGCCCGGCTGCGCGACGGGTCGGCGCTCGGACTGAAGGTGGTGGCGGTGCGGCCCGGCAACCGGGATCGCGGTCTGCCGGCGATCCACGCGGTGACGCTGCTGCTCGATCCGGTCACCGGGGCGCCGAGCGCGGTGCTCGACGCGGAGTGGCTGACCGCCCTCCGGACGGGCGCGGCCACCGGGGTGGCGACCGACCTCCTCGCCCGGCCCGACGCCGCGGTGCTCGGCGTGGTCGGCGCGGGCGCCCAGGCCTTTCACCAGGTGGAGGCGGTGGCGGCCGTGCGTTCGATCGAGCGGGTGCGCGTGGCGTCGCGGTCGGGTGCGAGCGCGGTGCGGTTGGCCGAGCGACTCGTGGCCGAGGGCGTGGTGGCCCGGGCCGAAGGATCGGCGAGCGCCGAGGCCGCGGTGCGCGGCGCCGACATCGTCGTCACCGTCACCGACAGCTCCCGACCCGTGATCGACGACGGCTGGGTCACAGCCGGCACCCACCTGAACGCGGTGGGCGGCTACCGGCGCGACATGCAGGAGCTGCCCTCCGCCCTCGTCGCCCGAGCCGACCTGCTGGTGGTGGATCAGGTGGAGGCGGCCCTCGCGGAGGCGGGCGACTGCACCACGCCGCTGGCGGCCGGTCTGATCCGCCCCGCCGACCTGATCGCGCTGGGGGCCCTCACCTCGGGCGATCACCCGGGGCGCACCGGCCCCGACGAGGTCACCGTCTTCAAGTCGGTGGGCAACGCGGTGCAGGATCTGATGGTCGCCCGCCTCGCGCTGGAGCGGGCGGAGGCGAGCTGA
- a CDS encoding lectin, with protein MHRTHGRAMTVLAVGAFALVGCGGEPTPEPAAETVAAAEEPARAPALDVTSDEPMTFFLTSVGVGDGGNLGGLEGADNHCASLAEAAGAGDREWRAYLSTQEADGQPAVNARDRIGTGPWHNARGLIIAADLDALHMDNSNIRYEYALDERGETVNSGGMGDSPNMHDILTGTRMDGTAFPPGDDFTCSNWTSNGEGSAWVGHHDRITRTTPGGSWNSQHASAGCGQPSLAQTGGAGLFYCFAAN; from the coding sequence ATGCACCGGACTCATGGACGTGCGATGACGGTACTCGCGGTCGGCGCTTTCGCGCTCGTCGGATGCGGGGGCGAGCCCACGCCCGAGCCCGCCGCCGAAACGGTGGCCGCCGCCGAGGAGCCGGCTCGGGCTCCCGCGCTCGACGTCACGTCGGACGAGCCGATGACCTTCTTCCTCACCAGCGTCGGCGTGGGTGACGGGGGCAATCTCGGAGGTCTCGAAGGGGCGGACAACCACTGCGCATCGCTGGCCGAGGCGGCGGGTGCGGGCGACCGCGAGTGGCGGGCGTATCTCAGCACGCAGGAGGCCGACGGCCAACCCGCCGTGAACGCCCGCGATCGGATCGGCACGGGTCCGTGGCACAACGCGCGCGGCCTGATCATCGCCGCCGATCTCGACGCGCTCCACATGGACAACTCCAACATCCGCTACGAGTACGCGCTCGACGAGCGGGGCGAGACGGTCAACTCCGGGGGCATGGGCGACTCCCCCAACATGCACGACATCCTGACCGGCACCCGCATGGACGGCACGGCCTTCCCTCCGGGCGACGACTTCACCTGCTCGAACTGGACGAGCAACGGCGAGGGATCCGCGTGGGTCGGCCATCACGACCGCATCACCCGCACCACGCCCGGGGGCTCCTGGAACTCCCAACACGCCTCCGCCGGCTGCGGACAACCGAGTCTCGCGCAGACGGGTGGGGCGGGTCTCTTCTACTGCTTCGCCGCGAACTGA
- a CDS encoding OsmC family protein, with protein sequence MKRHASATWWGGIKEGRGEITTQSGTMEDTPYSFATRFEGEKGTNPEELIGAAHAGCYSMALSGILARAGTPATRIDTRADVTLEKVEAGFAITGVHLSTRLEVPGADAADLEQAAREAKEGCPVSKALDVEITLDVTVVQ encoded by the coding sequence ATGAAGCGTCATGCATCCGCCACCTGGTGGGGCGGCATCAAGGAAGGTCGCGGCGAGATCACCACGCAGAGCGGCACCATGGAAGACACGCCGTACTCGTTCGCCACGCGTTTCGAAGGCGAGAAGGGCACGAACCCCGAAGAGCTGATCGGCGCCGCGCACGCGGGGTGCTACTCGATGGCCCTGTCGGGGATTCTCGCCCGCGCCGGCACGCCGGCCACGCGCATCGATACGCGCGCCGACGTCACGCTCGAGAAGGTGGAGGCGGGCTTCGCCATCACGGGCGTACACCTCTCGACCCGACTCGAGGTGCCCGGCGCCGACGCCGCCGACCTCGAGCAGGCGGCTCGCGAGGCGAAGGAGGGGTGCCCGGTCAGCAAGGCGCTCGACGTGGAGATCACCCTCGACGTGACCGTGGTCCAGTAG
- a CDS encoding ADOP family duplicated permease gives MIRRLFRIGSASRDGSGPEGRRLEELDDEIRSHLEMRIDDLVASGMPRDRAEEEALRRFGSLDEGRAAMARSARARDRRLRLGTRIDAARGDLRLAVRRLRRSPGFTAVSVVTLALGIGLITAMLAAVDQVVVRPLPYPAPERLVTLMSQPEEGAPFPWVSSANWVDWRDANRTLESTALYQSGSRPIVQLPGADAATDLQRVAASRVTRDYFEVLRPPFAAGRAVAPADIGSGDLQVVVSERFWRERLAAAALPTALRIGERTALVVGAVRQDAAWPADTELWLPEAIDPARVGARTNINWLAIARLRPDAGLDQARADLGGVAAGIRESDPGAIYSFGVGVEPFEGFMVGDARDRLLLLLGAVGLVLLAVCLNVAGLSAARTLRRSPEIAVRSALGAGRSRILAESLVEHAVLGFVGGSMGLLVAALALDRLQLRASELFPRAAELHLDPRALTAWLLVTLAAALAAGAVPAWNAVRATPGGSVRRARGGRTSLGRTGTLLVVGEVAAAVALLVGGTLLVRSFLSLTARDTGFDPSGVIVAEVILDRPTYQVDFRTLPGDAGSLARIDYWRRAVETVAAIPGVTAVGFANALPTYDGGTGFVDIDGREGPNQGAVYRAVGGDYFRALDIQLRAGRPFDATDGPGTERVTVVNRTMAELYWPGGGAVGGRVRARSMEQVGPAAPWLTVVGVVDDVREAGYDVDVRPQMYVLAAQVPQWMGAMQLAAEADGLAPEQLRTALVEALRGVDGSLPVTTERLDERVAGWVSERLFLTTVLTGFGALALLLSAIGVYGFLSFLVSTRVREYGIRAALGADRGTIVGEVIRRSLQIVSLGLLAGAASAWVGARALQSWLVGVQATDPAAWSLAVLVILTAGVTAALLPAARAARIDPVEALRADG, from the coding sequence GTGATCCGCCGCCTCTTTCGGATCGGCTCCGCCTCGCGCGACGGCTCCGGACCCGAAGGGCGTCGCCTCGAGGAGCTCGACGACGAGATCCGCAGCCATCTGGAGATGCGCATCGACGACCTCGTGGCGAGCGGCATGCCCCGCGACCGGGCCGAAGAGGAAGCGCTGCGCCGCTTCGGATCGCTCGACGAGGGCCGCGCCGCCATGGCGCGATCCGCTCGCGCCCGCGACCGACGGCTGCGCCTGGGAACCCGGATCGACGCAGCGCGCGGCGACCTTCGACTGGCGGTGCGACGCCTGCGCCGCAGCCCCGGCTTCACCGCGGTGTCGGTGGTCACCCTCGCCCTCGGCATCGGCCTGATCACCGCGATGCTGGCCGCCGTCGACCAGGTGGTGGTGCGACCGCTTCCCTACCCCGCCCCCGAGCGCCTCGTCACCCTGATGTCGCAGCCCGAGGAGGGCGCCCCCTTCCCCTGGGTGTCGTCGGCGAACTGGGTGGACTGGCGCGACGCCAACCGCACCCTCGAGAGCACGGCCCTCTACCAGTCGGGATCGCGGCCGATCGTGCAACTGCCCGGGGCCGACGCCGCCACGGACCTCCAGCGCGTGGCCGCGTCCCGGGTCACCCGCGACTACTTCGAGGTGCTTCGTCCACCCTTCGCCGCAGGCCGGGCGGTGGCGCCCGCCGACATCGGTTCCGGCGACCTCCAGGTGGTGGTTTCGGAGCGATTCTGGCGGGAGCGACTGGCCGCCGCCGCCCTGCCGACCGCGCTGCGGATCGGAGAGCGCACCGCCCTCGTCGTCGGCGCGGTGCGCCAGGATGCCGCCTGGCCCGCCGACACCGAACTGTGGCTTCCGGAAGCCATCGACCCCGCCCGCGTGGGCGCCCGCACCAACATCAACTGGCTCGCGATCGCCCGGCTTCGACCCGACGCCGGGCTCGACCAGGCCCGCGCGGACCTCGGAGGCGTGGCGGCAGGGATCCGGGAGTCGGATCCGGGAGCGATCTACTCGTTCGGCGTCGGAGTCGAGCCCTTCGAGGGCTTCATGGTCGGCGACGCACGCGACCGTCTGCTCCTCCTGCTCGGGGCGGTGGGGCTGGTTCTGCTGGCCGTGTGCCTCAACGTGGCCGGGCTCTCCGCCGCGCGCACACTGCGCCGCTCCCCGGAAATCGCCGTCCGCAGCGCCCTCGGTGCCGGCCGCTCACGCATTCTGGCGGAGAGTCTGGTCGAGCACGCGGTCCTCGGATTCGTCGGTGGATCCATGGGACTGCTGGTCGCCGCCCTCGCCCTCGACCGACTCCAGCTGCGCGCCTCCGAGCTGTTCCCGAGAGCGGCGGAGCTGCATCTGGATCCGCGGGCGCTGACGGCCTGGCTCCTCGTCACCCTCGCCGCCGCCCTGGCCGCGGGCGCGGTGCCGGCGTGGAACGCGGTCCGGGCGACGCCGGGCGGCAGCGTGCGGCGGGCCCGCGGCGGCCGGACCTCACTGGGGCGAACCGGCACGCTCCTCGTGGTGGGCGAGGTGGCCGCGGCCGTGGCCCTCCTGGTCGGGGGCACCCTGCTCGTCCGGAGCTTCCTCTCCCTCACGGCCCGCGACACCGGCTTCGATCCCTCCGGCGTGATCGTGGCCGAAGTGATCCTCGATCGCCCGACCTATCAGGTGGACTTTCGAACCCTTCCCGGCGACGCCGGGAGCCTCGCCCGCATCGACTACTGGCGCCGGGCCGTGGAAACGGTGGCCGCGATCCCGGGGGTGACGGCGGTCGGGTTCGCCAACGCACTCCCCACGTACGACGGGGGCACCGGCTTCGTGGACATCGACGGCCGCGAGGGCCCCAACCAGGGCGCCGTCTACCGGGCCGTCGGAGGCGACTACTTCCGCGCGCTCGACATCCAGCTCCGCGCCGGCCGGCCGTTCGACGCCACCGACGGCCCGGGCACCGAGCGGGTGACGGTCGTGAACCGCACCATGGCCGAGCTCTACTGGCCCGGCGGCGGCGCGGTCGGCGGCCGGGTGCGGGCCCGCAGCATGGAGCAGGTGGGGCCGGCCGCCCCCTGGCTCACGGTGGTGGGGGTGGTCGACGACGTGCGCGAGGCCGGGTACGACGTCGACGTGCGCCCCCAGATGTACGTGCTCGCCGCGCAGGTGCCCCAGTGGATGGGGGCGATGCAGCTCGCCGCGGAGGCCGACGGACTCGCGCCGGAACAGCTCCGGACCGCCCTCGTCGAGGCCCTGCGCGGGGTGGATGGGTCACTCCCGGTCACCACGGAGCGGCTCGATGAACGGGTGGCCGGCTGGGTATCGGAGCGCCTCTTCCTCACCACGGTGCTGACGGGGTTCGGCGCGCTCGCGCTGCTCCTCTCCGCGATCGGTGTCTACGGCTTTCTCTCGTTCCTCGTCTCCACTCGCGTGCGGGAGTACGGGATTCGCGCGGCGCTCGGCGCCGACCGCGGAACGATCGTGGGCGAGGTGATTCGACGGAGTCTCCAGATCGTGTCTCTGGGACTCCTCGCGGGCGCGGCCAGCGCCTGGGTGGGGGCTCGCGCGCTGCAGTCCTGGCTGGTGGGGGTGCAGGCCACCGATCCGGCCGCATGGTCGCTGGCTGTGCTCGTGATCCTGACGGCCGGCGTCACCGCCGCGCTGCTGCCGGCGGCGCGCGCCGCGCGGATCGATCCCGTCGAGGCGCTTCGCGCCGACGGATGA
- a CDS encoding PadR family transcriptional regulator, with protein MGGESGGLPLFKGTLDLLVLKRLSFGPQHGYGIVSWLEARSDGAIDVDDSALYQALHRLEGRKLVAAEWGVTENNRRARFYTLTSRGRAALRDDRDTWEQYVASVGTLLAREEP; from the coding sequence ATGGGTGGAGAGAGCGGAGGGCTGCCCCTCTTCAAGGGCACGCTCGACCTGCTGGTGCTGAAGCGGCTCAGCTTCGGCCCCCAGCACGGCTACGGCATCGTCTCGTGGCTCGAGGCGCGGTCGGACGGAGCCATCGATGTCGACGACAGCGCGCTCTACCAGGCGCTCCATCGGCTCGAAGGGCGCAAGCTCGTCGCCGCCGAGTGGGGGGTGACCGAGAACAACCGAAGGGCCCGCTTCTACACCCTCACCTCGCGCGGCCGCGCCGCCCTCCGCGACGATCGCGACACCTGGGAGCAGTACGTGGCGTCGGTGGGCACCCTCCTCGCGCGAGAAGAGCCGTGA
- the trpE gene encoding anthranilate synthase component I gives MHFRPSFEEFRSLATSFGDEPGLVPVSREFLFDVDTAVTAYHKLADGPFGFLLESVVGGEQWARYSFLGTRPAGAWRLQNDQVSWWTPDTGWTPVECDDPLADLDARLQERRMAEVPGLPRFQGGAVGYFSYDVVRQIEHLPDAPDDDLGVPDGLYVFTDLVLAIDNLKGRAMAIASVPVDPGESEAALRERYDQARGRIETMIARLGDAEGPRPLDLAAEPEGDPPFTSATARADFEAGVERIREYIFAGDAFQVVLSQRLGMDLTASPFDLYRAVRTLNPSPYLYFLEMDGVTLVGSSPEVLVRLEGDTVTVRPIAGTRRRGATAEEDRALAAELAADEKELAEHRMLVDLGRNDVGRVAEYGSITVPDLMVVERYSHVMHLVSQVEGRLAEGRSAIDVFRACFPAGTVSGAPKIRAMEIIDELEPVRRGPYAGAVGHFNWGGTTMDTAITIRTVLVTGGRAYVQAGAGVVADSVPAAEYEETLNKARALLRAAAMVG, from the coding sequence ATGCACTTCCGCCCATCGTTCGAGGAGTTCCGTTCGCTCGCCACGTCGTTCGGCGACGAGCCCGGCCTCGTGCCGGTGTCGAGAGAGTTTCTCTTCGACGTCGACACCGCCGTCACCGCCTACCACAAGCTCGCCGACGGGCCCTTCGGCTTTCTGCTGGAGTCGGTGGTCGGTGGAGAGCAGTGGGCGCGGTACTCCTTTCTCGGTACCCGCCCGGCCGGGGCGTGGAGACTCCAGAACGACCAGGTGAGCTGGTGGACCCCCGACACGGGGTGGACGCCGGTTGAATGCGACGACCCGCTCGCCGACCTCGATGCGCGGCTCCAGGAGCGGCGGATGGCGGAGGTTCCGGGACTCCCTCGCTTCCAGGGGGGAGCGGTGGGGTACTTCTCGTACGACGTGGTGCGGCAGATCGAGCATCTGCCCGATGCCCCCGACGACGACCTCGGAGTGCCCGACGGGCTGTACGTCTTCACCGATCTGGTTCTGGCGATCGACAACCTGAAGGGCCGGGCGATGGCGATCGCTTCGGTGCCGGTGGACCCGGGCGAGTCGGAGGCGGCACTGCGGGAGCGCTACGACCAGGCGCGCGGCCGGATCGAGACCATGATCGCCCGACTGGGGGACGCGGAGGGCCCGCGTCCCCTCGACCTCGCCGCCGAGCCGGAGGGCGATCCCCCCTTCACCAGCGCCACCGCCCGCGCCGATTTCGAGGCGGGGGTGGAACGCATCCGGGAGTACATCTTCGCGGGTGACGCCTTTCAGGTGGTGCTGAGTCAGCGGCTCGGGATGGACCTGACGGCTTCGCCCTTCGACCTCTACCGCGCCGTTCGCACGCTCAATCCCTCGCCCTATCTCTACTTCCTGGAGATGGACGGGGTGACGCTGGTCGGCAGCTCGCCCGAGGTGCTGGTGCGCCTCGAAGGCGACACGGTCACGGTGCGACCCATCGCCGGCACCCGGAGGCGCGGAGCCACGGCGGAGGAGGACCGCGCGCTGGCCGCGGAGCTGGCCGCCGACGAGAAGGAACTCGCGGAGCATCGCATGCTCGTGGATCTCGGCCGCAACGATGTGGGACGGGTGGCCGAGTACGGCTCGATCACCGTGCCCGACCTGATGGTGGTCGAGCGCTACTCGCACGTGATGCACCTGGTGAGTCAGGTGGAGGGGCGGCTCGCCGAGGGGCGGTCGGCCATCGACGTCTTTCGGGCCTGTTTCCCCGCCGGCACCGTGTCGGGCGCGCCGAAGATCCGGGCCATGGAGATCATCGACGAGCTCGAGCCGGTTCGCCGCGGGCCGTACGCGGGAGCCGTCGGCCACTTCAACTGGGGCGGGACCACGATGGACACCGCGATCACCATCCGCACCGTGCTGGTGACCGGCGGAAGGGCCTACGTGCAGGCCGGCGCCGGGGTGGTGGCCGACTCGGTGCCCGCCGCCGAGTACGAGGAGACGCTCAACAAGGCCCGGGCGCTTTTGCGCGCGGCGGCCATGGTGGGCTGA
- a CDS encoding hydantoinase/oxoprolinase family protein codes for MADGQPRRRTVDGAPDGGKPLDPVWVAVDTGGTFTDVVAWGADGLRTLKLPSTPDDPSRAILDGLTRIAPDATRLVLLHGSTVATNALLEGRGAAVTLITNRGFEDVLAIGRQNRPQLYALVGHRPPPLVPAERRLGIAGRLAADATELEPLDESELADLAARVRATGAESVAVCLLHAYADGAHEQRVGRALEPLGLPLSISSELLPEYREYERTSTTVVNASVAPVMSRYLRRLGAEAGAERVAVMGSNGGTLAVERAAREPAHTVLSGPAGGVVGALEWARRAGHPSILTFDMGGTSTDVSLCPGRPLHTREFEIDGRPVALPVLDIHTVGAGGGSIARVDPGGALRVGPESAGAVPGPICYGRGGTEVTVTDAHLWLGRIPADAFLGGEGGLDRAAVKGPLRRLADGLGTSLDAAAEGVLAVADAAMERALRVISVERGYDPRDFALVAFGGAGALHAAELAGRLGCDRALIPPDPGLLSAWGILTAPLSHAVSRTLLAATDRPDTTRRVDDARAGLTPTATEALVGDGADPERIEVRCEVDARYRGQSFELRVGADEGDDWAEAFHAAHAARYGYRRDDAPVEVVTVRVTATAPGTPVVSPAPTPVDAPATRRERTVVVEGRALSAPSVWRRDLGPGHRLNGPALVLDYSATTWVPPEWRVEVDEIGVLHLRSGAEPTTL; via the coding sequence ATGGCTGATGGTCAGCCTCGCAGGCGCACGGTAGATGGCGCTCCGGACGGGGGCAAGCCGCTCGACCCGGTGTGGGTGGCGGTCGACACCGGCGGCACCTTCACCGATGTGGTGGCGTGGGGCGCCGACGGGCTGCGCACACTGAAGCTGCCCTCCACCCCGGACGACCCGTCGCGGGCGATCCTCGACGGGCTCACCCGGATCGCACCCGACGCCACCCGTCTCGTGCTGCTGCACGGTTCGACCGTGGCCACCAATGCCCTTCTCGAGGGTCGGGGCGCCGCCGTGACGCTCATCACCAACCGGGGCTTCGAAGACGTGCTGGCCATCGGGCGCCAGAACCGGCCCCAGCTCTACGCCCTGGTCGGGCACCGTCCGCCTCCGCTCGTGCCGGCGGAGCGGCGGCTGGGCATCGCCGGCCGACTCGCCGCCGACGCGACCGAACTCGAGCCGCTCGACGAAAGCGAACTCGCCGACCTCGCCGCACGGGTACGCGCCACCGGCGCCGAGTCGGTGGCCGTCTGTCTGCTCCACGCCTACGCCGACGGCGCGCACGAGCAGCGGGTGGGTCGGGCCCTGGAGCCGCTGGGACTGCCGCTCTCCATCTCGTCCGAGCTGCTGCCGGAGTACCGGGAGTACGAACGCACCTCCACCACCGTGGTCAACGCCTCGGTCGCGCCGGTGATGTCGCGCTACCTCCGCCGCCTCGGGGCCGAGGCCGGTGCCGAGCGCGTGGCCGTGATGGGCTCCAACGGGGGCACCCTCGCCGTGGAGCGCGCGGCGCGAGAGCCCGCCCACACCGTGCTGTCCGGACCGGCCGGCGGCGTGGTGGGTGCGCTCGAGTGGGCGCGCCGGGCCGGACACCCCTCGATTCTCACCTTCGACATGGGCGGCACCTCGACCGACGTGTCGCTCTGCCCGGGCCGCCCGCTCCACACCCGCGAGTTCGAGATCGACGGGCGTCCCGTCGCGCTCCCCGTGCTCGACATCCACACGGTGGGGGCCGGGGGCGGATCGATCGCCCGCGTGGATCCGGGCGGCGCCCTGCGCGTGGGGCCCGAGAGCGCCGGGGCGGTGCCGGGGCCGATCTGCTACGGACGCGGCGGCACCGAGGTGACCGTGACCGACGCGCACCTCTGGCTCGGGCGGATCCCCGCCGACGCCTTCCTCGGCGGCGAGGGCGGCCTCGATCGCGCGGCGGTGAAAGGGCCGCTGCGCCGGCTCGCCGACGGCCTCGGCACCTCGCTCGACGCCGCCGCCGAGGGCGTGCTCGCCGTGGCCGACGCCGCCATGGAACGCGCCCTGCGGGTGATCTCCGTGGAGCGGGGCTACGACCCGCGCGATTTCGCGCTGGTGGCCTTCGGCGGTGCCGGAGCGCTGCACGCTGCGGAGCTCGCCGGCCGGCTCGGCTGCGATCGGGCGCTGATTCCCCCCGACCCCGGCCTGTTGTCGGCGTGGGGCATTCTCACCGCCCCGCTGAGCCATGCGGTCTCGCGCACGCTTCTCGCCGCCACCGACCGACCCGACACGACCCGGCGGGTGGACGACGCCCGCGCCGGACTCACCCCGACGGCCACCGAGGCACTGGTGGGCGACGGCGCCGACCCGGAGCGCATCGAGGTGCGGTGCGAGGTGGACGCGCGCTACCGCGGGCAGAGTTTCGAGCTTCGCGTGGGTGCGGACGAGGGCGACGACTGGGCCGAAGCCTTCCACGCCGCCCATGCCGCGCGCTACGGATACCGGCGCGACGACGCACCGGTGGAGGTGGTGACCGTTCGGGTGACGGCAACGGCACCGGGTACCCCGGTCGTCTCACCTGCACCCACACCCGTCGATGCACCCGCGACGCGGCGCGAGCGCACCGTGGTGGTGGAGGGACGCGCCCTCTCCGCCCCCTCGGTCTGGCGCCGCGACCTCGGTCCGGGGCATCGTCTGAACGGCCCCGCCCTCGTGCTCGACTACTCCGCCACCACCTGGGTACCCCCCGAGTGGCGGGTGGAGGTGGACGAGATCGGCGTGCTGCACCTCCGATCCGGCGCCGAGCCGACGACACTGTGA
- a CDS encoding methylated-DNA--[protein]-cysteine S-methyltransferase, with protein MNMPPLHHLPPRDEMLRAFLERDAAYDGLFWTGVRTTGIFCRPTCTARKPKPENVEFFAESGQALFAGYRPCKRCRPLRPSGAVPEWIEPLLARIESDPERRLRDADLRDMGLQPARVRRWFKDTHGLTFHGYQRARRLGGALDEIRRGRRVSPTAFDHGFDSLSGFNAAFARIVGDAPTRSTDRRPIWIGRILTPLGPMVTAASDEGLHLLEFADRRQLETQFARLVRRTKGVPVPGEHPLHERAREELTRYFEGDLSEFTLPLAPAGTEFQQAVWTALRGIPYGATRSYAEQARSMGRPTAVRAVARANGDNPLAIIVPCHRVVGSDGSLTGYGGGLHRKRWLLDLENGLLPPTLARAESPLHSSP; from the coding sequence ATGAACATGCCACCGCTGCACCACCTGCCCCCGCGCGACGAGATGCTGCGCGCCTTTCTCGAGCGAGACGCGGCCTACGACGGGCTCTTCTGGACCGGGGTCCGCACCACGGGCATCTTCTGCCGCCCCACCTGCACCGCCCGCAAGCCGAAGCCGGAGAATGTGGAGTTCTTCGCCGAGTCGGGTCAGGCGCTCTTCGCCGGCTATCGTCCCTGCAAGCGCTGCCGGCCGCTGCGTCCGAGCGGTGCGGTGCCGGAGTGGATCGAGCCGCTGCTGGCGCGGATCGAGAGCGACCCCGAGCGACGCCTGCGCGACGCGGATCTTCGCGACATGGGACTCCAGCCGGCCCGCGTCCGCCGGTGGTTCAAGGACACCCACGGGCTGACCTTCCACGGCTACCAGCGCGCCCGACGCCTCGGCGGAGCGCTCGACGAGATCCGCCGCGGCCGCAGGGTGAGCCCCACCGCCTTCGACCACGGCTTCGATTCGCTCAGCGGGTTCAACGCCGCCTTCGCGCGCATCGTCGGCGACGCTCCCACGCGCTCCACCGACCGGCGCCCGATCTGGATCGGCCGGATTCTCACCCCGCTCGGCCCGATGGTGACCGCCGCGTCGGACGAGGGGCTGCACCTGCTCGAGTTCGCCGACCGCCGGCAACTCGAAACCCAGTTCGCCCGGCTGGTGCGTCGAACGAAAGGGGTGCCGGTGCCCGGCGAGCACCCGCTGCACGAGCGCGCCCGCGAGGAGCTGACGCGCTACTTCGAGGGGGACCTTTCGGAGTTCACCCTCCCCCTGGCGCCCGCGGGCACCGAGTTCCAGCAGGCGGTGTGGACCGCCCTGCGCGGCATTCCCTACGGCGCCACCCGCAGCTACGCCGAACAGGCGCGATCGATGGGTCGCCCCACCGCGGTGCGCGCGGTGGCGCGTGCGAACGGCGACAATCCGCTCGCGATCATCGTACCCTGCCATCGGGTGGTGGGCAGCGACGGGTCGCTCACCGGCTACGGCGGCGGGCTCCACCGCAAGCGCTGGCTGCTCGACCTCGAGAACGGTCTCCTCCCCCCCACTCTTGCCCGCGCGGAGTCCCCTCTCCACTCTTCCCCTTAG
- a CDS encoding exopolysaccharide biosynthesis protein — MSHTEEATDDEVSGLDTLLDRLAQAAADGGSLSVGSAMDVVGRRSFGPILLLAGLVAIAPLVGDIPGIPTSMGLIVLLSVVQILFGRDSIWIPGWIERRSASEEKVARAIDWLRSPAGFLDRVTRPRLRLLVEGRGSLLIALACVLIALSMPFLEFVPFSSTGAAAGLVAFGLALVARDGLVAAVAFVLTALTYGVVGWVVFG, encoded by the coding sequence ATGTCGCACACCGAAGAAGCCACCGACGACGAAGTCTCGGGACTCGACACGCTTCTCGACCGGCTCGCCCAGGCCGCCGCAGACGGAGGCTCGCTCTCCGTCGGCTCCGCGATGGACGTGGTCGGGCGGCGGTCGTTCGGGCCGATCCTGCTGCTGGCCGGGCTGGTCGCGATCGCCCCCCTGGTGGGAGACATCCCGGGGATCCCGACCTCGATGGGGCTGATCGTCCTGCTGTCGGTGGTCCAGATCCTCTTCGGCCGCGACAGCATCTGGATCCCGGGCTGGATCGAGCGTCGCTCGGCGAGCGAAGAGAAGGTGGCCAGGGCCATCGACTGGTTGCGCAGCCCCGCGGGCTTCCTCGACCGGGTGACCCGACCGCGACTCCGCCTCCTCGTGGAAGGCCGCGGCAGCCTGCTCATCGCCCTGGCCTGCGTGCTGATCGCGTTGAGCATGCCCTTTCTGGAGTTCGTACCGTTCAGCAGCACCGGCGCCGCAGCGGGGCTCGTGGCCTTCGGTCTCGCACTCGTCGCTCGCGACGGACTGGTGGCGGCCGTCGCCTTCGTGCTCACCGCGCTGACCTACGGTGTGGTGGGGTGGGTCGTGTTCGGGTGA